In the genome of Pirellulales bacterium, the window CACCGCTGGGCAAGCCCAGCGGCTAACTATGAACACCCGACTCTTCGGCAGATGGTGGAGCGGGTTTCGGGCGCTCAAGGTCGGGTTAGAAGCTGAGTACGGCGCGATATTCCGGCAGCACGCGCACATGGTTGATGCGCAGTTCTTCGCGCTGGTTGGAAAAATCAGGAACGGCTGCGGCCGGCAGATCGGCCAAAAACGGCGCATCTTTGTAAATGGGACGGAACGAGATGTACATGCCCTCTTCGGCCACGCGCGATAAAAATCGCTTCAAGCCTATGCGCCACGGTTGCCCGAAATAAAAATGGTCGTCGACCAGCTCGCCATTGATAAACGCCAGGCCGGTGTCGCCGGTGTAGTCGATTTCCAAGAAGACATTGTTCACGCCGTCGGGCAACGACGATTTGTCGCTGCGGAGCGTCAAGGTTTTCCGGTCGGCCACTTTGGCGTGCACAAACGGTTCCACTTCCGGCAGTGTCAAGGTGTACGCTGTCAGCGAGCGGTGTGGCGGTGAACATTCTGTGAGCGCGGCGCCTTGGCACTGCGGCGCGGTGTGCAGAGCCGGATAGACCGCCAACGAAATGACGTTGTTCCCGACGCTGCAAGCCTCGATGCCATCGACCTGGTTCAGCAAAGTGGCTTCTGAAAACGCCAGGCGATTTCCTTCTTTAGTTTTCACACGCCAGGCCGTAAGCGCCAGCGATTTGGGAAACACCGCAAATGTGACCGCTTGATGTTTGTCATCCTCGACCGTGAACTCGGAGATTTTGTCGCCCGGGCAACGCACGATCGACATGGATTGGGCGGCGGTCACCTGACAATCTTCGGACTTGATTTGCGAAGGGGGCTTGGAATCGAAAGCGAACTCGGGGTTGATTCCGTCAACGGCGATAAACGCATACCGGGGCGTTCCGTTTTCGCTCAAATTCGCCAGGAGCTGGGCGGTGGCATATTTTACCCGGACGCCGCCGAAATCGATGTTGAAGGGAAAAAACGTGGCGGCTTCGCTTTTCAGCGTAAAGCTGGAATCGTTGGGAATGCGAAGCTGGCCGTCGTTGGTTTGTAAAATAATTTGCTGATCGGCAAGATCGTGCGTGGCAACGTGATCTTGAAAATTGTGAAGGAACACAAAGCCGCTGTCGGCACGAGTTCGCACGGCCCAGCGAAGTTGATCCACGTCGGTGGGGGACATTTTCGCGGCCCCTTCCGGCAACACGGTGACCATGGGCGCCAGCAGCGGGCCGAAATCGTCGAGAAAGAAATGGATCAGCTTGAGATAGCCGTACGACTCCGCCAGTTGGCCGTATTGGCCGACGGGAGCTTGAAAGTCGTAGGAGATTTTCGGCACGCCGGAGGGTTCCTCGCTAAGATAAGACGATTTTCCGCGCGGCGTTGCCCCGCCGTGGAACATGTAATAGCCGATGGCATTGGCGCCGCTGCCCAATTCGCGGATCACGAGCGACTCGACGGCATGCGCCGACACCGTGGGGCGCCGGCTGTACGTGATCATAATTCCGCCGCCCAGTTCCGCGCCAAACGACGGATAT includes:
- a CDS encoding beta-galactosidase, with amino-acid sequence MNQSSAVDHLFTTGHRLVSPMVRTPLIFLLSLLAISFWAAYCPAQTVNQVDLRQTPPQLLRGHLHLGGANPQGQSISFNSLYMEQNGQPVLPVMGEFHYCRSPESEWDESLKKIKAAGINIVSTYVFWNIHEETEGHFDWTGSKDLRQFVQLCAQNGLQVIVRVGPFCHGEMRNGGLPDWLYGRPFNVRSNDPAYLHYVERLYGEIGKQLTGLLFKDGGPIIGFQIENEYHHSAAPWAFSYPGQPPEWAIADENRYLVLGSTGGVKKQDSYAEEGRKHMANLLELAHKAGLDAPLYTVTGWGNAAIVDDATIPVTSAYPFPTWAKATPSPLYLYHDLHKQPDYSPVSYQPERYPSFGAELGGGIMITYSRRPTVSAHAVESLVIRELGSGANAIGYYMFHGGATPRGKSSYLSEEPSGVPKISYDFQAPVGQYGQLAESYGYLKLIHFFLDDFGPLLAPMVTVLPEGAAKMSPTDVDQLRWAVRTRADSGFVFLHNFQDHVATHDLADQQIILQTNDGQLRIPNDSSFTLKSEAATFFPFNIDFGGVRVKYATAQLLANLSENGTPRYAFIAVDGINPEFAFDSKPPSQIKSEDCQVTAAQSMSIVRCPGDKISEFTVEDDKHQAVTFAVFPKSLALTAWRVKTKEGNRLAFSEATLLNQVDGIEACSVGNNVISLAVYPALHTAPQCQGAALTECSPPHRSLTAYTLTLPEVEPFVHAKVADRKTLTLRSDKSSLPDGVNNVFLEIDYTGDTGLAFINGELVDDHFYFGQPWRIGLKRFLSRVAEEGMYISFRPIYKDAPFLADLPAAAVPDFSNQREELRINHVRVLPEYRAVLSF